From the genome of Anopheles merus strain MAF chromosome X, AmerM5.1, whole genome shotgun sequence, one region includes:
- the LOC121597720 gene encoding ribonuclease P protein subunit p40-like, giving the protein MLCPEIWKFPTPACKITHIDKPNWCQKTCKQRTEILALLQPIRMISVVIPAKKPNCLSELESSLSVNSSLLFRVRQLPLIELLKNEFVEAFVKRGTLYAVSTNINLESGGCLVITPQGELEMSLSRETYQMVKGNLDGSVISQRGRMVVIKLDLKSPKCREQLGHVNLAFDITLRWIPPKSTTAKENNVPDPQVHGSSIAEYLRAVCRLQVENVPDGYKKITRIKECIPLIDTRNPFKDGEQAYIRQDQLLEYIGVLALDCNSAPIEYVSSYRLDECKKKTDTVTILHRQGVITPEEADGSIMRLVELVGECDTIPWVGMHVQGFSYTPVDLIYRGDQGVSLNQDSAYTMVITKQSIFWSKCI; this is encoded by the exons ATGTTGTGCCCAGAAATATGGAAGTTTCCTACCCCAGCGTGCAAGATTACACACATAGACAAGCCGAACTGGTGTCAGAAAACGTGCAAGCAGCGAACGGAAATCCTTGCCCTACTACAGCCGATCCGCATG ATTTCAGTTGTGATTCCTGCCAAAAAACCGAACTGCCTCAGTGAATTGGAAAGCAGCCTATCTGTGAACAGCAGCTTACTCTTTCGCGTACGGCAATTGCCCTTGATAGAGTTACTGAAAAATGAGTTCGTGGAGGCATTTGTTAAACGAG GCACTTTATATGCGGTTAGCACAAACATCAACTTGGAATCTGGCGGCTGCCTTGTAATTACACCGCAGGGAGAGTTGGAAATGAGTCTCAGTCGAGAAACATATCAGATGGTGAAAGGCAATCTTGATGGTAGTGTTATTTCGCAAAGAGGACGTATGGTCG TTATCAAGTTGGATTTGAAGTCACCAAAATGTAGAGAGCAGCTGGGGCATGTCAACCTTGCATTCGATATAACGCTACGATGGATTCCTCCGAAAAGTACGACTGCCAAGGAGAACAACGTACCCGATCCTCAAGTGCACGGTAGCTCGATTGCCGAATATCTGCGAGCAGTGTGCCGACTGCAGGTTGAAAATGTGCCCGATGGTTATAAAAAGATAACACGAATCAAGGAATGCATTCCCCTGATCGACACCAGGAACCCATTTAAGGATGGTGAGCAAGCATACATTAGGCAAGACCAACTGTTAGAGTACATAGGTGTACTTGCACTCGACTGTAACTCGGCTCCGATCGAATATGTTAGTAGTTACAGGCTCGACGagtgcaagaaaaaaacagacaccGTTACAATATTGCATCGCCAGGGTGTGATAACGCCGGAAGAGGCAGACGGCAGTATCATGCGGTTAGTGGAGCTCGTTGGTGAGTGTGATACTATTCCGTGGGTGGGAATGCATGTACAAGGCTTCTCCTATACCCCAGTGGACCTTATCTATCGCGGTGATCAGGGAGTGTCTTTGAATCAGGACAGTGCTTATACGATGGTGATTACGAAACAAAGCATATTTTGGAGCAAATGTATATGA